A single Streptomyces sannanensis DNA region contains:
- a CDS encoding MBL fold metallo-hydrolase, translating into MDLVEVLPRLHMFRFPIGQAYLWRDGDELTLIDAGNVNAAAEIEDAIRGLGLDPGNIRRIVLTHCHRDHVGAAEELADRYGAEVLAHRLEAAVIRGEQPVPEPVLLDWERPLYAHGLTVPEAPPTRVDREVEDGEALGFGDGAVVVYSPGHTDGSISVHLPRHGVLFTGDAVAGVGQAMVGVFNTDRERAVTSFRRLAALAPAVVCFGHGDPLTADAAAAMRASADRDSGLQVEHG; encoded by the coding sequence ATGGATCTCGTCGAAGTGCTTCCCCGACTGCACATGTTCCGCTTCCCGATCGGCCAGGCATATCTCTGGCGCGACGGTGACGAACTGACTCTGATCGACGCCGGGAACGTGAATGCCGCGGCCGAGATCGAAGACGCGATACGAGGCCTGGGACTCGACCCGGGAAATATCCGCCGCATCGTCCTCACCCACTGCCACCGCGACCATGTCGGTGCCGCCGAGGAACTGGCGGACCGCTACGGCGCCGAGGTGCTGGCGCACCGGCTGGAAGCCGCGGTGATCCGCGGCGAGCAGCCGGTCCCCGAGCCCGTACTGCTCGACTGGGAGCGTCCGTTGTACGCCCATGGCCTCACGGTGCCGGAGGCCCCGCCGACCCGGGTCGACCGTGAGGTCGAGGACGGCGAGGCGCTCGGCTTCGGCGACGGGGCCGTCGTGGTGTACTCCCCCGGTCACACCGACGGCTCGATCTCGGTCCATCTCCCGCGCCATGGTGTGCTGTTCACCGGTGACGCGGTCGCGGGAGTGGGCCAGGCGATGGTGGGCGTTTTCAACACGGACCGGGAGCGGGCAGTGACCTCGTTCCGGCGGCTGGCCGCGCTCGCCCCGGCCGTCGTCTGCTTCGGGCACGGTGATCCGCTGACCGCCGACGCGGCGGCGGCGATGCGTGCGTCAGCCGACCGGGACTCCGGCCTCCAGGTTGAGCACGGTTGA
- a CDS encoding ROK family protein, translating into MPPDSVVAALDIGGTKIAGALVDDSGRILVRSQDPTPAREDGETVMRAVGGVLAELAASPLWSQVTGVGIAAAGPVDVSVGTVSPVNIPGWRGFPLVERVRAAVGGMPAVLIGDGVAMAAGEHWLGAARGRDNALCMVVSTGVGGGLVLGGRVHLGPTGNAGHIGHISVELDGDPCPCGSRGCVEGIAGGPGIARRALEHGWTSGPDGDTSAAAVAGAARAGHPVARASFERAARALAAGIAATAALVEIEIAVVGGGVAGAGDVLFTPLRRTLRDYATLAFVRDIEVVPALMGADAGLLGAAAAAFTWPD; encoded by the coding sequence ATGCCCCCCGACTCCGTCGTCGCCGCGCTCGACATCGGCGGTACCAAGATCGCCGGAGCCCTGGTGGACGACAGCGGCCGGATCCTCGTGCGGTCCCAGGACCCGACGCCCGCCCGGGAGGACGGCGAGACGGTGATGCGTGCCGTCGGCGGGGTGCTCGCCGAACTGGCCGCGTCCCCGCTGTGGTCGCAGGTGACGGGGGTGGGCATCGCCGCCGCCGGTCCCGTCGACGTGTCGGTCGGCACGGTCAGCCCGGTCAACATCCCCGGATGGCGCGGCTTCCCGCTGGTCGAGCGGGTACGCGCCGCCGTCGGCGGCATGCCGGCCGTGCTGATCGGCGACGGTGTCGCCATGGCCGCGGGTGAGCACTGGCTGGGTGCGGCGCGCGGCCGGGACAACGCACTGTGCATGGTGGTCTCCACCGGCGTCGGAGGCGGTCTGGTCCTCGGCGGCCGGGTCCACCTCGGCCCCACCGGCAATGCGGGCCACATCGGGCACATCAGTGTGGAACTGGACGGTGACCCGTGCCCCTGTGGCTCGCGCGGCTGCGTGGAAGGCATCGCCGGCGGGCCCGGCATCGCCCGCAGGGCGCTCGAGCACGGCTGGACGTCGGGACCCGACGGCGACACCTCGGCCGCCGCGGTGGCCGGGGCCGCCCGCGCCGGTCACCCCGTCGCCCGCGCCTCGTTCGAGCGGGCGGCGCGCGCGCTGGCCGCCGGGATCGCCGCGACCGCGGCCCTCGTCGAGATCGAGATCGCGGTCGTCGGCGGGGGAGTCGCGGGCGCGGGCGACGTGCTGTTCACCCCGCTGCGCCGCACCCTGCGCGACTACGCCACGCTTGCCTTCGTACGGGACATCGAGGTCGTCCCCGCACTGATGGGCGCGGACGCGGGCCTGCTGGGCGCGGCCGCCGCGGCCTTCACCTGGCCGGACTGA
- a CDS encoding DUF6986 family protein gives MGQQEKVATSLAGAVSEGISASLAAVDAELARRYPGDPGTRQPIHTVYVPGDIFDAGTIRSWGDEALAALDEHAPDAATLARVLGLSEELAEPVYTRVRAKLEREPIEDLRIDFEDGLGPRPEAEEDEIAARAARLVSEAYADGTAAPYMGIRMKCMEAAVRERGIRTTDIFLTGLMEHGGLPEGLVLTLPKVTYAEQVSAFVRLLEAFEKTHGLPCGRLGFEIQIETSQAILAADGTATVARMIDAAEGRATGLHYGTFDYSACVGVSAAYQSSDHPAADHAKAVMQVAAAGTGVRVSDGSTNVLPVGPTPKVHEAWKLHYGLTRRALARAYYQGWDMHPGHLPTRYAAVFAFYREGLEQAASRLKAYAAKISGDVMDEPATAKALSSYLVRGLDCGAVDNEEVTRLTGLTRAEMDAFAVPRRSATLSAGTK, from the coding sequence ATGGGGCAGCAGGAGAAGGTGGCAACGAGCCTCGCAGGCGCGGTCAGTGAGGGCATCAGTGCCTCCCTCGCAGCGGTGGACGCGGAACTCGCGCGCCGCTACCCGGGAGACCCCGGTACCCGCCAGCCCATCCACACCGTCTACGTCCCCGGTGACATCTTCGACGCCGGCACCATCCGCTCCTGGGGCGACGAGGCACTCGCCGCCCTCGACGAGCACGCCCCCGACGCTGCGACCCTCGCCCGGGTCCTCGGCCTCTCCGAGGAGCTTGCCGAGCCCGTGTACACACGCGTACGCGCCAAGCTGGAGCGCGAGCCCATTGAAGACCTGCGCATCGACTTCGAGGACGGCCTCGGCCCGCGCCCCGAGGCCGAGGAGGACGAGATCGCCGCCAGGGCCGCACGTCTCGTCTCGGAGGCATACGCCGACGGCACCGCTGCCCCGTACATGGGCATCCGCATGAAGTGCATGGAGGCCGCCGTACGCGAGCGTGGTATCCGCACCACCGACATCTTCCTCACCGGCCTCATGGAGCACGGCGGCCTGCCCGAGGGCCTCGTCCTCACCCTGCCCAAGGTCACCTATGCCGAGCAGGTCAGCGCCTTCGTCCGGCTGCTGGAGGCCTTCGAGAAGACCCACGGTCTGCCCTGCGGCCGGCTCGGCTTCGAGATCCAGATCGAGACCAGCCAGGCCATCCTCGCCGCCGACGGCACCGCCACCGTCGCCCGTATGATCGACGCCGCGGAGGGCCGGGCCACCGGCCTCCACTACGGGACCTTCGACTACAGCGCCTGCGTCGGCGTCAGCGCCGCCTACCAGTCCAGCGACCATCCGGCCGCCGACCACGCCAAGGCCGTCATGCAGGTCGCGGCCGCGGGCACCGGCGTACGCGTCTCGGACGGGTCCACCAACGTCCTCCCGGTCGGCCCGACCCCGAAGGTCCACGAGGCCTGGAAGCTCCACTACGGCCTCACCCGCCGCGCCCTGGCCCGCGCCTACTACCAGGGCTGGGACATGCACCCGGGCCACCTGCCGACCCGCTACGCCGCCGTTTTCGCCTTCTACCGCGAGGGCCTGGAGCAGGCCGCCTCGCGCCTGAAGGCCTACGCCGCCAAGATCAGCGGCGATGTGATGGACGAGCCCGCCACCGCCAAGGCGCTCAGCAGCTACCTGGTGCGCGGCCTGGACTGCGGTGCCGTCGACAACGAAGAGGTCACCCGGCTCACCGGCCTGACCCGCGCCGAGATGGACGCCTTCGCGGTCCCGCGCCGCTCCGCCACGCTGTCGGCCGGCACGAAGTGA
- a CDS encoding dipeptidase — MTANPIAETVAALMPRAKAELTELVTFRSVALADPEQFPKSECEAAANWVADALRAEGFQDVAFLDTPDGTQSVYGLLPGPAGAPTVLLYAHYDVQPPLDEAAWVSPPFELTERDGRWYGRGAADCKGGFIMHLLALRALKANGGIPVTVKVIAEGSEEQGTGGLERYAEAHPELLTADAIVIGDAGNFQVGLPTVTATLRGMTMLRIQVDTLEGNLHSGQFGGAAPDALAALIRVLDSLRSEDGSTTVEGLATDTDWQGIQYPEADFRKDAKVLDGVELIGRGTVADRIWARPAVTVIGIDCPSVAGATPSVQASARAQISLRVPPGQDAAEATKLLTAHLEAHTPWGAKVSVEQVGQGQAFQADTSSPAYSAMADAMRVAYEGVEMQSAGMGGSIPLCNTLGTLYPEAEILLIGLSEPEAQIHAVNESVSPEELERLSVAEALFLVNYAESKAN, encoded by the coding sequence ATGACCGCGAATCCGATCGCCGAGACCGTCGCCGCCCTGATGCCCCGGGCCAAGGCCGAGCTGACGGAGCTGGTGACCTTCCGGTCGGTGGCGTTGGCGGACCCGGAGCAGTTCCCGAAGAGCGAGTGCGAGGCCGCCGCCAACTGGGTGGCCGACGCACTGCGCGCCGAGGGCTTCCAGGACGTCGCTTTTCTCGACACCCCTGACGGCACCCAGTCGGTGTACGGCCTCCTTCCCGGCCCGGCGGGCGCGCCGACCGTGCTGCTGTACGCCCACTACGATGTGCAGCCGCCGCTCGACGAGGCCGCGTGGGTGTCCCCGCCGTTCGAGCTGACCGAGCGTGACGGCCGCTGGTACGGGCGCGGCGCCGCCGACTGCAAGGGCGGCTTCATCATGCACCTGCTCGCACTGCGCGCCCTGAAGGCCAACGGTGGCATCCCGGTGACGGTCAAGGTGATCGCCGAGGGCTCCGAGGAGCAGGGCACCGGCGGCCTGGAGCGGTACGCCGAGGCGCACCCGGAGCTGCTGACCGCCGACGCCATCGTGATCGGCGACGCCGGCAACTTCCAGGTCGGCCTGCCCACCGTCACCGCGACGCTGCGCGGCATGACGATGCTGCGCATCCAGGTCGACACCCTCGAAGGTAACCTGCACTCGGGCCAGTTCGGTGGCGCGGCGCCGGACGCGCTGGCCGCGCTGATCCGCGTCCTGGACTCGCTGCGCTCCGAGGACGGCTCGACGACCGTCGAAGGGCTGGCCACCGACACCGACTGGCAGGGCATCCAGTACCCGGAGGCCGACTTCCGCAAGGACGCCAAGGTGCTGGACGGCGTGGAGCTGATCGGCCGCGGCACGGTCGCCGACCGTATCTGGGCGCGTCCGGCGGTCACGGTCATCGGCATCGACTGCCCGTCGGTGGCCGGCGCCACGCCGTCCGTGCAGGCGAGCGCCCGGGCGCAGATCAGCCTCCGGGTGCCGCCGGGCCAGGACGCCGCCGAGGCCACCAAGCTGCTGACCGCGCACCTGGAAGCGCACACCCCGTGGGGCGCGAAGGTCTCCGTGGAGCAGGTGGGCCAGGGCCAGGCGTTCCAGGCGGACACCTCCAGCCCGGCGTACAGCGCGATGGCCGACGCGATGCGGGTTGCGTACGAGGGTGTGGAGATGCAGTCGGCGGGCATGGGTGGCTCGATCCCCCTGTGCAACACGCTCGGCACGCTCTACCCCGAGGCGGAGATCCTGTTGATCGGTCTGAGCGAGCCGGAGGCGCAGATCCACGCGGTGAACGAGAGCGTCTCGCCCGAGGAGCTGGAGCGGCTGTCCGTCGCCGAGGCGCTGTTCCTCGTCAACTACGCCGAGTCCAAGGCGAACTGA
- a CDS encoding NUDIX hydrolase → MIVWINGAFSAGKTSTARELVELIPNSTLYDPEVIGGSLPYLLPQKHLDEVTDFQDLPIWRRLVVDAAAAMLAELGGVLVVPMTLLRQEYRDEIFGGLASRRIQVRHVLLTPEETILRQRIAGREDPEFPDTQDRIRQWAYDHIEPYKEALGWLVPDAYIVDNTHITPRETAERIAEAARTGAAPVCRIVQTPEPTRETVAAGVLLFDEQDRVLLVDPTYKPGWEFPGGVAESGEAPARAGVREVAEELGVRLERVPRLLVVDWEPPRPPGFGGLRLIFDGGRLTADEAGRLLLPGAELRGWRFVTEEEAAGLLPPARYERLRWALRARERSTVLNLEAGVPVG, encoded by the coding sequence GTGATCGTCTGGATCAACGGTGCGTTCAGCGCCGGCAAGACCAGCACCGCGCGCGAGCTGGTCGAACTGATCCCTAACAGCACTCTTTACGACCCAGAGGTAATCGGCGGCAGCCTGCCGTATCTGCTGCCGCAGAAGCACCTCGACGAGGTGACCGACTTCCAGGACCTGCCGATCTGGCGGCGCCTGGTCGTGGATGCCGCCGCGGCGATGCTGGCCGAGCTGGGCGGTGTGCTGGTCGTGCCGATGACACTGTTGCGCCAGGAGTACCGCGACGAGATCTTCGGCGGGCTCGCCTCACGACGTATCCAGGTGCGTCATGTGCTGCTCACTCCCGAGGAAACGATCCTGCGGCAACGCATCGCAGGGCGTGAGGACCCGGAGTTCCCAGACACCCAGGACCGGATCCGGCAGTGGGCGTACGACCACATCGAGCCCTACAAGGAGGCGCTCGGCTGGCTCGTCCCGGACGCGTACATCGTCGACAACACTCACATCACCCCGCGTGAGACCGCCGAGCGCATCGCCGAAGCAGCACGCACCGGCGCCGCCCCGGTCTGCCGGATCGTGCAGACACCCGAACCGACCCGGGAGACCGTGGCCGCCGGAGTGCTGCTCTTCGACGAACAGGACCGGGTACTGCTCGTCGACCCCACCTACAAGCCGGGATGGGAGTTCCCGGGCGGAGTCGCCGAATCGGGCGAGGCGCCGGCCCGCGCCGGAGTGCGAGAGGTGGCCGAGGAACTCGGCGTCCGGCTGGAGCGGGTACCGCGGCTGCTGGTCGTCGACTGGGAGCCGCCACGGCCGCCCGGCTTCGGCGGGCTGCGGCTGATCTTCGACGGCGGCCGGCTGACCGCCGACGAGGCGGGCCGGCTGCTGCTGCCCGGCGCGGAGCTGCGTGGCTGGCGCTTCGTCACCGAGGAGGAGGCCGCCGGGCTGCTGCCGCCCGCGCGTTACGAGCGGCTGCGCTGGGCACTGCGCGCCCGGGAGCGGTCAACCGTGCTCAACCTGGAGGCCGGAGTCCCGGTCGGCTGA
- a CDS encoding electron transfer flavoprotein subunit alpha/FixB family protein, with translation MAEVLVYVDHVDGAVRKPTLELLTLARRIGEPVAVALGSGAEATAGTLAEHGATRVLTAEAPEFADYLVVPKVDALQAAYEAVSPAAVLVPSSAEGKEIAARLAVRIGSGIVTDAVDLEAGEQGPVATQSVFAASFTTRSRVSKGTPVITVKPNSAPVEAAPAAGAVEALSVSFSAQATGTKVVSRVPRESTGRPELTEAAIVVSGGRGVGGAENFAVVEALADSLGAAVGASRAAVDAGWYPHSSQVGQTGKSVSPQLYIATGISGAIQHRAGMQTSKTIVAINKDAEAPIFDLVDYGVVGDLFEVVPQLTEEIKTRKG, from the coding sequence ATGGCTGAAGTTCTCGTCTATGTCGACCACGTGGACGGTGCCGTCCGCAAGCCCACCCTGGAGCTGCTGACTCTGGCCCGCCGGATCGGTGAGCCGGTCGCGGTCGCCCTCGGTTCTGGTGCGGAGGCCACCGCCGGCACGCTGGCCGAGCACGGTGCGACCCGGGTGCTGACCGCCGAGGCCCCGGAGTTCGCCGATTATCTGGTCGTGCCGAAGGTGGACGCGCTGCAGGCCGCGTACGAGGCCGTCTCGCCGGCCGCGGTGCTGGTGCCGTCCTCCGCGGAGGGCAAGGAGATCGCCGCGCGTCTGGCGGTCCGGATCGGCTCGGGCATCGTCACCGACGCCGTCGACCTGGAGGCCGGCGAGCAGGGCCCGGTGGCGACCCAGTCGGTGTTCGCCGCGTCGTTCACCACCAGGTCCCGTGTCTCGAAGGGCACTCCGGTCATCACTGTGAAGCCGAACTCGGCGCCGGTCGAGGCCGCCCCGGCGGCCGGTGCGGTCGAGGCGCTGAGCGTGTCCTTCTCCGCGCAGGCCACCGGCACGAAGGTCGTCTCGCGTGTGCCGCGTGAGTCGACGGGCCGTCCGGAGCTGACCGAGGCCGCGATCGTGGTCTCCGGCGGCCGTGGTGTGGGCGGTGCGGAGAACTTCGCGGTCGTGGAGGCGCTGGCCGACTCGCTCGGTGCCGCGGTGGGCGCGTCGCGTGCGGCGGTGGACGCGGGCTGGTACCCGCACTCCAGTCAGGTCGGCCAGACCGGTAAGAGTGTGTCGCCGCAGCTGTACATCGCGACGGGTATCTCGGGTGCGATCCAGCACCGGGCGGGTATGCAGACGTCGAAGACGATCGTGGCGATCAACAAGGACGCCGAGGCGCCGATCTTCGATCTGGTCGATTACGGCGTGGTCGGCGACCTGTTCGAGGTCGTCCCGCAGCTGACCGAGGAGATCAAGACCCGCAAGGGCTGA
- a CDS encoding helix-turn-helix domain-containing protein → MSPDATPDPFVEPMAFGQRMQILRQRRGMSRPVLAGLVGMSPSWVKQIETGQIQVPKLPMILRIAELLRVRDLSDLTGDQTMPVDLFIGPGHECLPAVRDAINAFPFTADREAPPTAHLQARLARAWDARHEAPNHREVVGKLLPDLIRDAQLTVHQADSAADRRAAQAALSEVYSLAQFFVAYQPDSSLLWRVAERGMVAAQDSEDPHAIGVAAWLTAQAHRDSGPSHFEAADAVNLQTLNYLEPLLPDAPDEVLAIAGALQFEAGYTAARRGETATAWGWWDKAKKVSKRLPADYFHPVTSFGRAIMGAHAVTVAVELHAGPESVRQAARADRTTIPSRPRRARHRIEEARGYQLDGQADVALATLDKAHEAAPETIRYNGYARRIILEETEAKSPERRRRAAELAVKVGLLTA, encoded by the coding sequence GTGTCACCTGATGCTACCCCGGACCCGTTCGTCGAACCGATGGCGTTCGGGCAACGCATGCAAATCCTCCGCCAACGCCGCGGCATGAGCCGCCCCGTTCTCGCCGGCCTCGTCGGCATGTCGCCGTCGTGGGTGAAGCAAATCGAGACGGGCCAGATCCAGGTACCGAAACTGCCCATGATCCTGCGCATCGCGGAACTCCTCCGCGTCCGCGACCTCTCCGACCTGACGGGCGACCAGACCATGCCCGTCGACCTGTTCATTGGCCCCGGCCACGAGTGCCTGCCCGCGGTACGGGACGCCATCAACGCGTTCCCGTTCACCGCGGACCGCGAGGCGCCGCCGACAGCGCACCTGCAGGCGCGCCTTGCCCGCGCCTGGGATGCCCGGCACGAGGCCCCCAACCACCGCGAAGTCGTCGGCAAGCTCCTGCCTGACCTCATCCGCGACGCCCAGCTCACCGTCCACCAGGCCGACAGCGCAGCCGACCGGCGCGCCGCGCAGGCGGCGCTGAGCGAGGTCTACAGCCTCGCCCAGTTCTTCGTCGCCTACCAGCCCGACTCGTCTCTGCTGTGGCGGGTCGCCGAGCGCGGCATGGTCGCCGCCCAGGACTCCGAAGACCCCCACGCCATCGGCGTCGCCGCCTGGCTGACCGCACAAGCACACCGCGACTCCGGCCCCAGCCACTTCGAAGCCGCCGACGCTGTCAACCTCCAGACCCTGAACTACCTCGAGCCCCTGCTGCCGGACGCGCCCGACGAGGTGCTCGCCATCGCCGGGGCCCTGCAGTTCGAAGCCGGGTACACCGCAGCCCGCCGCGGCGAAACGGCCACCGCCTGGGGCTGGTGGGACAAGGCGAAGAAGGTATCGAAGCGCCTGCCTGCGGACTACTTCCACCCGGTGACGAGCTTCGGACGGGCCATCATGGGCGCCCACGCCGTCACCGTCGCTGTCGAGCTGCATGCCGGCCCGGAGTCAGTGCGTCAGGCGGCACGCGCCGATCGGACAACGATCCCGTCCCGGCCGCGCCGGGCCCGGCACCGCATCGAGGAGGCCCGCGGCTACCAGCTCGACGGGCAGGCCGATGTTGCACTGGCGACGCTGGACAAGGCGCATGAGGCGGCGCCGGAGACGATCCGCTACAACGGCTATGCGAGGCGGATCATCCTGGAGGAGACCGAGGCGAAGAGCCCGGAGCGGCGCCGCCGGGCTGCGGAACTGGCGGTGAAGGTGGGCCTGTTGACCGCCTGA
- a CDS encoding helix-turn-helix transcriptional regulator produces the protein MPAAAQPPWILDARRALGDRIRDTRMWRDMTQEELAEQAGIDRSTVQRLEAGADAKVSHLLRIALTLNIPVTDLLHEL, from the coding sequence GTGCCCGCCGCCGCCCAGCCGCCATGGATCCTCGACGCCCGTCGAGCCCTCGGCGACCGCATCCGCGACACCAGGATGTGGCGGGACATGACCCAGGAGGAGCTCGCCGAGCAAGCTGGCATCGACCGGTCCACGGTCCAGCGACTCGAGGCCGGCGCCGACGCTAAAGTCAGCCACCTCCTGCGGATCGCCCTCACTCTCAACATCCCGGTCACCGATCTCCTCCACGAGCTGTGA
- a CDS encoding geranylgeranyl reductase family protein: protein MSSENADAGAQAGEERVGSVWDVVVVGAGPAGASAAYAAAVAGRRVLLLEKAELPRYKTCGGGIIGPSRDALPPGFELPLRDRVHAVTFSLNGRLARTRRSKGMLFGLINRPEFDAGLVEQAQKAGAVLRTGAMVSRVEQHGPAVPDRRMVAVVLASGETVLARAVVGADGSASRIGAHVGVKLDQVDLGLEAEIPVPPTVAEDWAGRVLIDWGPMPGSYGWVFPKGDTLTVGVISARGEGSATKRYLDDFIARLGLAGFEPAISSGHLTRCRTDDSPLSRGRVLVCGDAAGLLEPWTREGISFALRSGRLAGEWAVRIAESQAAVDARRQALNYAFAIKAGLGVEMGVGRRLLAAFERRPGLFHAAITGFRPAWNMFVGIVRGSTSLAGIVRNSPVVRRVLTALDDRS from the coding sequence GTGAGCAGCGAGAACGCAGACGCCGGGGCTCAAGCCGGAGAAGAGCGTGTCGGGTCGGTGTGGGACGTCGTCGTGGTCGGCGCCGGGCCCGCAGGTGCCTCGGCGGCCTATGCCGCCGCAGTGGCCGGGCGGCGGGTGCTGCTGTTGGAGAAGGCCGAACTGCCTCGCTACAAGACGTGCGGCGGCGGCATCATCGGGCCTTCGAGGGACGCCCTGCCGCCCGGCTTCGAGCTGCCGCTACGGGACCGGGTGCACGCGGTGACCTTCTCGCTCAACGGCCGGCTGGCACGTACCCGCCGTTCCAAGGGGATGCTGTTCGGCCTGATCAACCGCCCCGAGTTCGACGCCGGGCTGGTGGAGCAGGCGCAGAAGGCGGGTGCCGTGCTGCGCACCGGTGCGATGGTGTCGCGGGTCGAGCAGCACGGTCCCGCGGTGCCGGACCGGCGCATGGTGGCGGTCGTGCTGGCGAGCGGCGAAACGGTGCTGGCCAGGGCGGTCGTCGGTGCCGACGGCAGCGCGAGCCGGATAGGGGCACATGTCGGGGTGAAGCTCGACCAGGTGGACCTCGGGCTGGAGGCGGAGATCCCGGTGCCGCCCACCGTGGCGGAGGACTGGGCGGGCCGCGTACTCATCGACTGGGGCCCGATGCCCGGAAGTTACGGCTGGGTGTTCCCGAAGGGCGACACACTCACGGTCGGCGTGATCTCGGCGCGCGGCGAGGGCTCGGCCACCAAGCGCTATCTGGACGACTTCATCGCCCGGCTGGGGCTCGCCGGGTTCGAGCCGGCGATCTCCTCGGGGCATCTGACGCGCTGCCGTACCGACGACTCGCCGCTGTCCCGCGGCCGGGTGCTGGTGTGCGGCGACGCGGCGGGGCTGCTGGAACCGTGGACTCGCGAGGGCATCTCGTTCGCGCTGCGCTCGGGGCGGCTGGCGGGCGAGTGGGCGGTGCGTATCGCCGAGTCCCAGGCCGCGGTGGACGCCCGCAGGCAGGCACTCAATTACGCCTTCGCCATCAAGGCGGGGCTGGGTGTGGAGATGGGCGTGGGGCGGCGGCTGCTCGCTGCCTTCGAGCGTCGGCCCGGGCTGTTCCACGCGGCGATCACCGGTTTCCGGCCCGCCTGGAACATGTTCGTGGGGATAGTGCGCGGCTCGACCTCGCTCGCCGGGATCGTACGCAACAGCCCGGTGGTGCGGCGCGTCCTGACCGCGCTGGACGACCGGTCCTGA
- a CDS encoding MazG-like family protein, with amino-acid sequence MRLPGQRPDQAGPRTPCLRRDDPPTQVLTLSLLDEVGEPRPSWGATACNPRKGNSHTWEDVQSELCDVILTAMVALRTITPDAGKVFAERLEHVADRSLTG; translated from the coding sequence CTGCGGCTACCAGGTCAGCGGCCAGATCAAGCAGGCCCCCGAACCCCCTGTCTACGACGCGACGATCCTCCGACCCAAGTCCTGACACTGTCCCTACTGGACGAGGTCGGCGAGCCGAGGCCGTCATGGGGGGCGACTGCCTGCAATCCGCGCAAGGGCAACAGCCACACCTGGGAGGACGTCCAGAGCGAACTCTGCGACGTCATCCTCACCGCCATGGTCGCCCTGCGGACCATCACGCCCGATGCGGGAAAGGTGTTCGCCGAACGGCTCGAGCACGTTGCCGACCGCTCCCTCACAGGGTAA
- a CDS encoding tetratricopeptide repeat protein, translating to MLQHLITQDEGLRMVPADRDKLASAVEGLREDLRTLPEGADADRTRVLTRWIGIGLVVLGDYDDGRAFLRQALDLAVAADNSRSVIATKLNLGDAHRYAGELETADALYRGALDAAREHPELVDFALQHFGKHLMEKGELAAARTHLQESMRLRLAKGDAELIESTGAALRRVELLIGRTGAGDEEAARRSQQWNSWLQARTTARTPDRWAEDFPAIRDAVRDITEHQRVRPVHLRDQPFPAGLIAAMADEAEKAVATDGYLHNGKWNAAVGDAANRFAGQVDLAAVVERATVLEVEQPHTAVYIAYAEEGQFLDFHVDKFGFGEASLILCLKHDRSTTAPTVSTTVFIDANGYLECDLASGGCVVFDGALTPHGRTPLGAGESIILISFGFRARDQAPRMVTHLPPVPRCGYQVSGQIKQAPEPPVYDATILRPKS from the coding sequence GTGCTCCAGCACCTCATCACACAGGACGAGGGCCTGCGCATGGTCCCCGCCGACCGCGACAAGCTGGCCTCTGCGGTCGAAGGGCTCCGCGAGGATCTGCGGACGCTGCCCGAAGGCGCGGATGCCGACCGGACCCGGGTTCTGACCCGCTGGATCGGCATTGGCCTGGTGGTCCTGGGCGACTACGACGACGGGCGCGCGTTTCTGCGGCAGGCACTCGACCTTGCCGTAGCCGCCGACAACAGCCGGTCCGTCATCGCCACCAAACTCAACCTGGGCGATGCGCACCGCTACGCTGGCGAGTTGGAGACCGCGGACGCGCTATACCGTGGTGCCCTAGACGCGGCCCGCGAGCACCCGGAACTTGTCGACTTCGCTCTCCAGCACTTCGGCAAGCACCTGATGGAGAAGGGCGAACTCGCTGCGGCCCGCACCCACCTCCAGGAGTCCATGCGCCTTCGGCTCGCCAAGGGGGACGCCGAGCTGATCGAGTCCACTGGGGCCGCGCTCCGCCGCGTCGAGCTGCTGATCGGCCGGACGGGTGCCGGCGACGAGGAAGCGGCGCGCAGGAGTCAGCAGTGGAACTCGTGGCTCCAGGCTCGCACCACGGCCCGCACCCCGGACCGGTGGGCTGAGGACTTCCCCGCCATCCGGGACGCGGTGCGGGACATCACCGAGCACCAGAGGGTGCGGCCTGTCCACCTGCGCGACCAGCCGTTCCCCGCCGGGCTGATCGCCGCCATGGCGGACGAGGCCGAGAAGGCCGTAGCCACTGACGGGTACCTGCACAACGGCAAGTGGAACGCGGCCGTGGGCGACGCGGCGAACCGCTTCGCCGGGCAGGTCGACCTCGCCGCAGTCGTGGAGCGGGCCACCGTCCTGGAGGTGGAACAGCCGCACACCGCCGTCTACATCGCCTACGCGGAGGAGGGGCAGTTCCTCGACTTCCACGTGGACAAATTCGGCTTCGGTGAGGCCAGCCTGATCCTGTGCCTCAAGCACGACCGCTCCACCACCGCCCCAACGGTGAGCACCACCGTCTTCATCGACGCCAATGGCTACCTCGAATGCGATCTCGCATCGGGAGGCTGCGTCGTGTTCGACGGAGCGCTCACGCCGCACGGCCGGACGCCCCTCGGCGCCGGAGAGAGCATCATCCTCATCAGCTTCGGCTTCCGCGCGCGTGATCAGGCTCCGCGTATGGTCACCCATCTCCCGCCGGTCCCGCGCTGCGGCTACCAGGTCAGCGGCCAGATCAAGCAGGCCCCCGAACCCCCTGTCTACGACGCGACGATCCTCCGACCCAAGTCCTGA